Proteins from one Streptococcus mitis B6 genomic window:
- the tmk gene encoding dTMP kinase, which yields MSKGFLVSLEGPEGAGKTSVLEALLPILEEKGVEVLTTREPGGVLIGEKIREVILDPSHTQMDAKTELLLYIASRRQHLVEKVLPALEAGKLVIMDRFIDSSLAYQGFGRGLDIDAIDWLNHFATDGLKPDLTLYFDIEVEEGLARIAANSDREVNRLDLEGLDLHKKVRQGYLSLLEKEGNRIVKIDASFPLEQVVETTKAVLFDRMGLTR from the coding sequence ATGTCAAAAGGATTTTTAGTCTCTCTTGAGGGACCAGAAGGAGCAGGAAAGACCAGTGTTTTAGAGGCTCTGCTACCAATTTTAGAGGAAAAAGGGGTAGAGGTGCTGACGACCCGTGAACCAGGCGGAGTCTTGATTGGGGAGAAGATTCGGGAAGTAATTTTGGATCCAAGTCATACTCAGATGGATGCGAAGACAGAACTTCTTCTCTATATCGCCAGTCGCAGACAGCACTTGGTGGAAAAAGTTCTTCCAGCACTTGAAGCTGGCAAGTTGGTCATTATGGACCGCTTCATCGATAGTTCTCTTGCCTATCAGGGATTTGGTCGTGGCTTGGATATTGACGCCATTGACTGGCTCAATCACTTTGCGACAGACGGCCTTAAACCCGATTTGACACTCTATTTTGACATCGAGGTGGAAGAAGGACTGGCTCGCATTGCTGCTAATAGTGACCGCGAGGTCAATCGTTTGGACTTAGAAGGTTTGGATTTGCATAAAAAAGTTCGTCAAGGTTATCTTTCTCTCCTGGAAAAAGAAGGAAATCGTATTGTCAAGATTGATGCTAGTTTTCCTTTGGAGCAAGTTGTGGAAACTACCAAGGCTGTCTTGTTTGACAGAATGGGCTTGACAAGATGA
- the rsmI gene encoding 16S rRNA (cytidine(1402)-2'-O)-methyltransferase — MQIQKSFKGQSSYGKLYLVATPIGNLDDMTFRAIQTLKEVDWIAAEDTRNTGLLLKHFDIQTKQISFHEHNAKEKIPDLIGFLKAGQSIAQVSDAGLPSISDPGHDLVKAAIEEEIAVVTVPGASAGISALIASGLAPQPHIFYGFLPRKSGQQKQFFEAKKDYPETQIFYESPYRVADTLENMLEVYGDRSVVLVRELTKIYEEYQRGTISELLESISETPLKGECLLIVEGASQDVEEKDEEDLFLEIQARIQQGMKKNQAIKEVAKFYQWNKSQLYAAYHDWEEQQ; from the coding sequence ATGCAGATTCAAAAAAGTTTTAAGGGGCAGTCTTCCTACGGGAAGCTGTACCTAGTAGCAACGCCGATTGGCAATCTAGATGATATGACATTTCGAGCTATTCAGACCTTGAAAGAAGTGGACTGGATTGCAGCTGAGGATACGCGCAATACAGGTCTTTTGCTCAAGCATTTCGACATTCAGACAAAGCAGATCAGTTTTCATGAGCATAATGCTAAGGAAAAAATTCCTGATTTGATTGGTTTCCTGAAAGCAGGGCAAAGTATTGCTCAGGTTTCTGATGCGGGTCTGCCTAGCATCTCAGACCCTGGTCATGATTTAGTTAAGGCAGCCATTGAGGAAGAAATTGCGGTTGTGACTGTTCCAGGTGCCTCTGCAGGAATTTCTGCCTTGATTGCCAGTGGTTTAGCTCCACAGCCACATATCTTTTACGGCTTTTTACCGAGAAAATCAGGCCAGCAAAAGCAATTTTTTGAAGCCAAAAAAGACTATCCTGAAACACAAATTTTCTATGAATCTCCTTATCGTGTGGCGGATACGTTAGAAAATATGCTAGAAGTCTACGGTGATCGCTCAGTCGTCTTGGTTAGAGAATTGACAAAGATTTACGAAGAATACCAAAGAGGTACAATTTCTGAATTGCTGGAAAGCATCTCTGAAACGCCACTCAAGGGCGAATGCCTTCTCATTGTTGAAGGTGCCAGTCAGGATGTGGAAGAAAAAGACGAGGAAGACTTGTTCTTAGAAATCCAAGCTCGTATCCAGCAAGGTATGAAGAAAAATCAAGCCATTAAGGAAGTAGCTAAGTTTTACCAGTGGAATAAAAGTCAACTCTACGCTGCCTATCACGACTGGGAAGAACAACAATAA
- a CDS encoding LysR family transcriptional regulator: protein MNIQQLRYVVAIANSGTFREAAEKMYVSQPSLSISVRDLEKELGFKIFRRTSSGTFLTRRGMEFYEKAQELVKGFDIFQNQYANPEEEKDEFSIASQHYDFLPPTITAFSERYPDYKNFRIFESTTVQILDEVAQGHSEIGIIYLNNQNKKGIMQRVEKLGLEVIELIPFHTHIYLREGHPLAQKEELVMEDLADLPTVRFTQEKDEYLYYSENFVDTSASSQMFNVTDRATLNGILERTDAYATGSGFLDSDSVNGITVIRLKDNLDNRMVYVKREEVELSQAGTLFVEVMQEYFDQKRKS from the coding sequence ATGAACATTCAACAATTACGCTATGTTGTTGCCATTGCCAATAGTGGTACTTTCCGTGAAGCTGCTGAAAAGATGTATGTTAGTCAGCCGAGTCTGTCCATTTCTGTTCGTGATTTGGAAAAAGAGTTGGGTTTTAAGATTTTTCGTCGGACCAGCTCAGGAACTTTCTTGACTCGTCGTGGTATGGAATTTTATGAAAAAGCGCAAGAATTGGTCAAGGGATTTGATATTTTTCAAAATCAGTATGCCAATCCTGAGGAAGAAAAAGATGAATTTTCCATTGCTAGTCAACACTATGACTTCTTGCCACCAACTATTACGGCCTTTTCAGAGCGCTATCCTGACTATAAGAACTTCCGTATTTTTGAATCAACTACAGTTCAAATACTTGATGAAGTAGCTCAGGGGCACAGTGAGATTGGGATTATCTACCTCAACAATCAAAATAAAAAGGGGATTATGCAACGGGTTGAAAAGCTAGGTCTGGAGGTCATTGAATTGATTCCCTTCCATACTCACATTTATCTCCGCGAGGGACATCCTTTAGCCCAGAAAGAGGAACTGGTCATGGAAGATTTAGCGGATCTACCAACGGTTCGTTTCACTCAAGAGAAAGATGAGTACCTTTATTATTCAGAGAACTTTGTCGATACCAGCGCTAGCTCACAGATGTTCAATGTGACAGACCGTGCTACCTTGAATGGTATTTTGGAGCGGACGGACGCTTATGCGACAGGTTCTGGATTTTTGGATAGTGACAGTGTTAATGGGATTACAGTCATTCGTCTCAAGGATAACCTAGATAATCGCATGGTCTATGTTAAACGTGAAGAAGTGGAGCTTAGTCAAGCTGGGACTCTCTTCGTAGAAGTCATGCAAGAATATTTTGATCAGAAGAGGAAATCATGA
- the yabA gene encoding DNA replication initiation control protein YabA, producing MDKKELFDALDDFSQQLLVTLADVEAIKKNLKSLVEENTALRLENSKLRERLGEVEADAPVKAKHVRESVRRIYRDGFHVCNDFYGQRREQDEECMFCDELLYRE from the coding sequence ATGGACAAAAAAGAATTATTTGACGCGCTAGATGATTTTTCCCAACAGTTACTAGTTACCTTGGCCGATGTGGAAGCCATCAAGAAAAATCTCAAGAGCCTGGTAGAGGAAAATACAGCTCTTCGCTTGGAAAATAGTAAGTTGCGCGAACGCTTGGGTGAGGTGGAAGCAGATGCTCCTGTCAAGGCCAAGCATGTTCGCGAAAGTGTCCGTCGCATTTACCGGGATGGTTTTCACGTATGTAATGATTTTTATGGACAACGTCGGGAGCAGGATGAGGAATGTATGTTCTGTGACGAGTTGTTGTACAGGGAGTAG
- the proC gene encoding pyrroline-5-carboxylate reductase produces the protein MKIGFIGLGNMGASLAKSVLQARPSDEILLANRSQAKVDAFIADFGGQASSNEEIFAEADVIFLGVKPAQFSELLSQYQTILEKRESLLLISMAAGLTLEKLASLLPSQHRIIRMMPNTPASIGQGVISYALSSNCRAEDSELFCQLLTKAGLLVELGEGLIDAATGLAGCGPAFVYLFIEALADAGVQTGLPREIALKMAAQTVVGAGKLVLESQEHPGVLKDQVCSPGGSTIAGVASLEAHAFRGTVMDAVGQAYKRTQELGK, from the coding sequence ATGAAGATTGGATTTATCGGCTTGGGGAATATGGGTGCTAGCTTGGCCAAGTCTGTCTTGCAGGCTAGACCGTCAGATGAGATTCTCCTTGCCAATCGTAGTCAAGCTAAGGTGGATGCTTTCATTGCAGACTTTGGTGGTCAGGCTTCTAGTAATGAAGAAATATTCGCAGAAGCAGATGTGATTTTTCTAGGAGTGAAGCCTGCTCAATTTTCTGAACTGCTTTCTCAATACCAGACCATTCTTGAAAAACGAGAGAGTCTTCTTTTGATTTCGATGGCAGCTGGATTGACCTTGGAAAAACTCGCTAGTCTTCTTCCAAGTCAGCACAGAATTATTCGTATGATGCCCAATACCCCTGCTTCTATCGGACAAGGAGTGATTAGTTATGCCTTGTCTTCTAATTGCAGGGCTGAGGACAGTGAGCTATTTTGTCAGCTTTTAACCAAGGCTGGCCTCTTGGTTGAACTTGGGGAAGGCTTAATCGACGCGGCGACAGGTCTTGCAGGCTGTGGGCCTGCCTTTGTCTATCTTTTTATAGAGGCCTTGGCAGATGCAGGTGTTCAGACTGGATTGCCACGAGAAATAGCACTGAAAATGGCAGCTCAAACCGTGGTAGGAGCTGGGAAATTGGTCCTAGAAAGCCAAGAGCATCCTGGGGTCTTGAAAGACCAAGTTTGTAGCCCAGGCGGTTCGACTATCGCTGGTGTAGCAAGCCTAGAAGCGCATGCTTTTCGAGGAACGGTCATGGATGCAGTTGGTCAAGCCTACAAACGAACACAAGAACTAGGTAAATAA
- a CDS encoding RluA family pseudouridine synthase produces the protein MEIKIETGSLRLDKALSDLTELSRSLANEQIKSGQVLVNGQVKKAKYTVQEGDVVTYHVPEPEVLEYVAENIPLEIIYQDEDVAVVNKPQGMVVHPSAGHTSGTLVNALMYHIKDLSGINGVLRPGIVHRIDKDTSGLLMIAKNDEAHLALAQDLKDKKSLRKYWAIVHGNLPNDRGVIEAPIGRSEKDRKKQAVTAKGKPAVTRFHVLERFGDYSLVELQLETGRTHQIRVHMAYIGHPVAGDEVYGPRKTLKGHGQFLHAKTLGFTHPRTGETLEFTADIPEIFKETLERLRK, from the coding sequence ATGGAAATTAAAATTGAAACTGGTAGCCTGCGTTTGGATAAGGCTTTGTCGGATTTGACAGAATTATCACGTAGTCTCGCGAATGAACAAATCAAATCAGGCCAGGTCTTGGTCAATGGCCAAGTCAAGAAAGCTAAGTACACGGTCCAAGAGGGCGATGTCGTCACTTATCATGTGCCAGAGCCAGAGGTTTTAGAGTATGTAGCTGAGAATATTCCGCTAGAAATCATCTACCAAGATGAGGACGTGGCCGTCGTTAACAAACCTCAGGGGATGGTTGTGCACCCGAGTGCTGGTCATACCAGTGGGACCTTAGTAAATGCCCTTATGTATCATATTAAGGACTTGTCGGGTATCAATGGGGTTCTGCGTCCGGGAATTGTTCACCGTATTGATAAGGATACGTCAGGTCTTCTTATGATTGCTAAAAATGATGAGGCGCATCTAGCACTTGCCCAAGATCTCAAGGATAAAAAGTCTCTTCGTAAATATTGGGCGATTGTTCATGGAAATCTGCCCAATGATCGCGGTGTCATTGAAGCACCGATTGGCCGTAGTGAAAAAGACCGTAAGAAACAGGCTGTAACTGCTAAAGGGAAGCCTGCAGTGACCCGTTTCCACGTCTTGGAACGCTTTGGTGATTATAGCTTAGTAGAGTTGCAGCTGGAGACAGGCCGCACCCATCAAATCCGTGTTCACATGGCTTATATTGGTCATCCTGTTGCAGGAGATGAGGTATATGGTCCTCGTAAGACTTTAAAAGGACATGGCCAATTTCTCCATGCCAAGACGCTAGGATTTACTCATCCGAGAACAGGTGAGACCTTGGAATTTACAGCAGATATCCCAGAGATATTTAAGGAAACCTTAGAGAGATTGAGGAAGTAA
- the cbpE gene encoding phosphorylcholine esterase CbpE: MKKKLISLALAGAFLGLSWYGNVQAQESSGNKIHFINVQEGGSDAIILESNGHFAMVDTGEDYDFPDGSDSRYPWREGIETSYKHVLTDRVFRHLKELGVQKLDFILVTHTHSDHIGNVDELLSTYPVDRVYLKKYSDNRITNSERLWDNLYGYDKVLQTAAEKGVSVIQNITQGEAHFQFGDMDIQLYNYENETDSSGELKKIWDDNSNSLISVVKVNGKKIYLGGDLDNVHGAEDKYGPLIGKVDLMKFNHHYDTNKSNTKDFIKNLSPSLIVQTSDSLPWKNGVDSEYVNWLKERGIERINAASKDYDATVFDIRQDGFVNISTSYKHIPNFQAGWHKSAYGNWWYQAPDSTGEYAVGWNEIKGEWYYFNQTGILLQNQWKKWNNRWFYLTDSGASAKNWKKINGSWYYFNKENQMETGWFNTGGQTYYLSNDGDMITGWRKIDGQWYYFAQSGEMKTGWVKDKETWYYMDSTGIMKTGEIEVAGQHYYLEDSGAMKQGWLKKANDWYFYKTDGSRAVGWIKDRDKWYFLKENGQLLVNGKTPEGYTVDSSGAWLVDVPVEKSATIKTTSNSEIKESKEVVKKDLENKETSQHESITSSSTSQDLTSSTSQSSETTANKSESAQ, translated from the coding sequence ATGAAAAAGAAATTGATTAGTTTAGCACTTGCAGGCGCTTTTTTAGGCTTGTCATGGTATGGAAATGTTCAAGCTCAAGAAAGTTCAGGAAATAAAATCCACTTTATCAATGTTCAAGAAGGTGGCAGTGATGCGATTATTCTTGAAAGCAATGGACATTTTGCTATGGTGGATACAGGAGAAGATTATGATTTCCCAGATGGAAGTGATTCTCGTTATCCATGGAGAGAAGGAATTGAAACGTCTTATAAGCATGTTCTAACAGACCGTGTCTTTCGTCATTTGAAGGAATTGGGTGTCCAAAAACTTGATTTTATTTTGGTAACCCATACTCACAGTGACCATATTGGAAATGTTGATGAATTACTGTCTACCTATCCAGTTGACCGAGTCTATCTTAAGAAATATAGTGATAATCGTATTACTAATTCTGAACGTCTATGGGATAATCTGTATGGCTATGATAAGGTTTTACAGACTGCTGCAGAAAAAGGTGTTTCAGTTATTCAAAATATCACACAAGGGGAGGCTCATTTTCAGTTTGGAGACATGGATATTCAGCTATATAATTATGAAAATGAAACAGATTCGTCGGGTGAATTAAAGAAAATTTGGGATGACAATTCCAATTCCTTGATTAGTGTAGTGAAAGTCAATGGCAAGAAAATTTACCTTGGGGGCGACTTAGATAATGTTCATGGAGCGGAAGACAAGTATGGTCCTCTAATTGGAAAAGTTGATTTAATGAAGTTTAATCATCACTATGATACCAATAAATCAAACACCAAGGACTTTATTAAAAATTTGAGTCCGAGTTTGATTGTTCAAACTTCGGATAGTCTACCTTGGAAAAATGGTGTCGATAGTGAGTATGTCAATTGGCTCAAAGAACGAGGAATTGAGAGAATCAACGCAGCCAGCAAAGACTATGATGCAACAGTTTTTGATATTCGACAAGATGGTTTTGTCAATATTTCAACTTCCTACAAGCATATTCCAAATTTTCAAGCTGGTTGGCATAAGAGTGCTTATGGCAATTGGTGGTATCAAGCGCCTGACTCTACAGGAGAATATGCAGTTGGTTGGAATGAAATCAAGGGTGAATGGTATTACTTCAACCAAACGGGTATCTTGTTACAGAATCAATGGAAAAAATGGAACAATCGTTGGTTCTATTTGACAGACTCTGGTGCATCTGCTAAAAATTGGAAGAAAATCAATGGAAGCTGGTATTATTTCAACAAAGAAAATCAGATGGAGACTGGTTGGTTTAATACTGGCGGTCAGACCTATTATTTATCAAATGATGGGGATATGATAACAGGATGGCGTAAGATTGATGGACAATGGTACTATTTTGCCCAATCAGGAGAAATGAAAACGGGCTGGGTAAAAGATAAAGAAACCTGGTACTATATGGATTCTACTGGTATTATGAAGACAGGTGAAATAGAAGTTGCAGGCCAACATTACTATCTGGAAGATTCAGGAGCTATGAAGCAAGGCTGGCTTAAAAAGGCAAATGATTGGTATTTCTACAAGACAGACGGTTCACGAGCTGTGGGTTGGATCAAAGACAGGGATAAATGGTACTTCTTGAAAGAAAATGGTCAATTACTTGTGAACGGTAAGACACCAGAAGGCTATACTGTTGATTCAAGTGGTGCCTGGTTAGTGGATGTTCCAGTAGAGAAATCTGCTACAATTAAAACTACAAGTAATTCAGAAATAAAAGAATCTAAAGAAGTAGTGAAAAAGGATCTTGAAAATAAAGAAACGAGTCAACACGAAAGTATTACAAGTTCTTCAACTAGTCAAGATTTGACTTCCTCAACTTCACAAAGCTCTGAGACGACTGCAAACAAATCGGAATCAGCACAGTAG
- the proB gene encoding glutamate 5-kinase has product MKYKRIVFKVGTSSLTNEDGSLSRSKVKAITQQLAMLHEAGHELILVSSGAIAAGFGALGFKKRPTKIADKQASAAVGQGLLLEEYTTNLLLRQIVSAQILLTQDDFVDKRRYKNAHQALSVLLSRGAIPIINENDSVVIDELKVGDNDTLSAQVAAMVQADLLVLLTDVDGLYTGNPNSDPRAKRLERIETINREIIDMAGGAGSSNGTGGMLTKIKAATIATESGVPVYICSSLKSDAMIEAAEETKDGSYFVAQEKGLRTQKQWLAFYAQSQGSIWVDKGAAEALSQHGKSLLLSGIVDAEGAFSYGDIVTVFDKESGKSLGKGRVQFGASALKDMLRSQKAKGVLIHRDDWISITPEIQLLFTEF; this is encoded by the coding sequence ATGAAATACAAACGGATTGTCTTTAAGGTGGGGACTTCTTCTCTGACGAATGAGGATGGAAGTTTATCACGTAGTAAGGTAAAGGCTATTACCCAGCAGTTGGCGATGTTGCACGAGGCTGGTCATGAGTTGATTTTGGTGTCGTCAGGTGCCATTGCTGCAGGTTTTGGGGCCTTAGGATTTAAAAAGCGTCCGACTAAGATTGCTGATAAACAGGCTTCAGCAGCGGTAGGGCAGGGGCTTTTGTTGGAAGAATACACGACCAATCTTCTCTTGCGCCAAATCGTTTCTGCACAAATCTTGCTGACCCAGGATGATTTTGTGGATAAGCGTCGTTATAAAAATGCCCATCAGGCTTTGTCAGTTCTACTTAGCCGTGGAGCGATTCCTATCATCAATGAGAATGACAGTGTCGTCATTGATGAGCTCAAGGTCGGGGACAATGACACTCTAAGTGCTCAGGTAGCAGCTATGGTCCAAGCAGACCTTTTGGTCCTCTTGACAGATGTGGACGGTCTTTATACTGGAAATCCTAATTCAGACCCAAGAGCCAAACGCTTGGAGCGAATCGAGACCATCAATCGTGAGATTATTGATATGGCCGGTGGAGCAGGTTCGTCTAATGGTACAGGTGGCATGTTAACCAAAATCAAAGCTGCAACTATCGCGACGGAATCAGGAGTTCCTGTTTATATCTGCTCATCCTTGAAGTCAGATGCCATGATTGAGGCAGCTGAGGAGACCAAGGATGGTTCCTACTTTGTTGCTCAAGAGAAGGGACTTCGTACCCAGAAACAATGGCTGGCCTTTTATGCTCAGAGTCAAGGTTCTATTTGGGTTGATAAAGGGGCTGCAGAAGCCCTCTCCCAACATGGAAAGAGTCTTCTTTTATCTGGTATTGTTGACGCAGAAGGAGCATTTTCTTACGGTGATATCGTGACAGTATTTGACAAGGAAAGTGGAAAATCACTTGGAAAAGGACGCGTGCAATTTGGGGCATCTGCTTTGAAGGATATGTTGCGTTCTCAAAAAGCCAAGGGTGTCTTGATTCACCGTGATGACTGGATTTCCATTACTCCTGAAATCCAACTACTCTTTACAGAATTTTAG
- a CDS encoding DNA polymerase III subunit delta', producing the protein MKQDQLKAWQPAQFDRFVRILEQDQLNHAYLFSGFFGSLEMAQFLAKSLFCTDKVGVLPCEKCRNCKLIEQEEFPDVTLIKPVNQVIKTERIRELVGQFSQAGIESQQQVFIIDQAEKMHPNAANSLLKVIEEPQSEVYIFFLTSDEEKMLPTIRSRTQIFHFKKQEEKLILLLEQMGLVKKKATLLAQFSQSRAEAEKLAHQASFWTLVDESERLLTWLVAKKKESYLQVAKLANLADDKEKQDQVLRIFEVLCGQDLLQARVRVILQDLLEARKMWQANVSFQNAMEYLVLKEI; encoded by the coding sequence ATGAAACAAGATCAACTAAAGGCTTGGCAACCAGCCCAGTTTGACCGCTTTGTCCGTATCTTGGAGCAAGACCAGCTCAATCACGCCTACCTTTTTTCAGGTTTCTTTGGAAGCTTGGAAATGGCTCAATTTTTGGCTAAGAGCCTCTTTTGTACGGATAAGGTAGGTGTGTTGCCATGTGAGAAATGCCGAAATTGCAAGCTGATTGAACAGGAAGAGTTTCCAGATGTCACCTTGATTAAGCCAGTTAATCAGGTCATTAAGACAGAACGCATTCGGGAATTGGTGGGGCAGTTTTCCCAAGCAGGGATTGAAAGTCAGCAACAGGTCTTTATTATCGATCAGGCGGAAAAAATGCATCCTAACGCAGCTAATTCTCTGCTCAAGGTCATCGAAGAACCCCAGAGTGAAGTTTACATTTTCTTCTTGACCAGTGATGAGGAGAAGATGTTACCTACAATCCGAAGTCGGACGCAAATTTTTCACTTTAAAAAACAAGAAGAGAAGCTCATCTTGCTCTTAGAACAAATGGGACTGGTTAAGAAAAAAGCGACTCTCCTAGCTCAGTTTAGTCAATCGCGAGCTGAGGCAGAAAAGTTGGCACATCAGGCAAGTTTTTGGACCTTGGTCGATGAAAGTGAACGCCTGCTGACTTGGTTAGTAGCTAAGAAAAAAGAAAGTTATCTGCAGGTTGCTAAATTAGCCAACTTAGCAGATGACAAGGAAAAACAAGATCAGGTTTTACGGATTTTTGAAGTCCTCTGTGGGCAGGACCTCCTGCAAGCAAGAGTAAGAGTGATTCTACAAGATTTGCTAGAAGCTAGAAAAATGTGGCAAGCCAATGTCAGCTTTCAAAATGCCATGGAATATCTGGTCTTGAAAGAAATATAA
- a CDS encoding glutamate-5-semialdehyde dehydrogenase — MVSTQEQFEQVQAVKKSINTASEEVKNQALLAMANHLLVATEEILAANALDMEEAKGKISDVMLDRLYLDAGRIEAMATGIREVVALPDPIGEVLETSHLENGLVITKKRVAIGVIGIIYESRPNVTSDAAALALKSGNAVVLRSGKDAYQTAHAIVTALKKGLETTTIHPDVIQLVEDTSRESSYAMMKAKGYLDLLIPRGGAGLINAVVENAIVPVIETGTGIVHVYVDKDADEDKALSIINNAKTSRPSVCNAMEVLLVHEDKAASFLPLLEQVLVENRKEAGLEPIQFRLDEKASQFVSGQAAEAQDFDTEFLDYVLAVKVVSSLEEAVEHIEAHSTHHSDAIVTEKAEAAAYFTDQVDSAAVYVNASTRFTDGGQFGLGCEMGISTQKLHARGPMGLKELTSYKYVVNGDGQIRE; from the coding sequence ATGGTAAGTACACAAGAACAATTTGAACAGGTACAGGCTGTTAAAAAATCGATCAACACAGCTAGTGAAGAGGTGAAAAACCAAGCCTTGTTAGCCATGGCTAATCACTTATTAGTAGCTACTGAGGAGATTTTAGCGGCCAATGCCCTCGATATGGAAGAGGCCAAGGGTAAAATCTCAGATGTGATGCTGGATCGTCTTTATTTGGATGCAGGGCGTATAGAAGCAATGGCAACTGGGATTCGTGAAGTGGTTGCTTTACCAGATCCAATCGGTGAAGTTTTAGAAACAAGTCATCTTGAAAATGGTTTGGTTATCACCAAAAAACGTGTGGCTATAGGTGTTATCGGTATTATCTATGAAAGCCGTCCAAATGTGACGTCTGATGCGGCTGCTTTAGCTCTTAAAAGTGGAAATGCGGTTGTTCTTCGTAGTGGGAAGGATGCCTATCAGACAGCCCATGCCATTGTCACAGCCTTGAAGAAGGGCTTGGAAACGACTACTATTCACCCAGATGTGATTCAACTGGTGGAAGATACCAGCCGAGAAAGCAGTTATGCTATGATGAAGGCAAAGGGCTATCTAGATCTTCTCATTCCTCGTGGAGGAGCTGGTTTGATCAATGCAGTGGTTGAGAATGCTATTGTACCTGTTATCGAGACTGGGACTGGGATTGTCCATGTTTATGTGGATAAGGATGCAGATGAAGACAAGGCTCTGTCTATCATCAACAATGCCAAAACCAGTCGTCCTTCTGTATGTAATGCCATGGAGGTATTGCTAGTTCATGAAGACAAGGCAGCAAGCTTCCTTCCTCTCTTGGAGCAAGTGCTGGTTGAGAATCGAAAAGAAGCTGGGTTGGAACCAATTCAATTCCGCTTGGATGAAAAAGCAAGTCAGTTTGTTTCAGGTCAAGCAGCTGAGGCTCAAGACTTTGACACTGAGTTTTTAGACTATGTCCTAGCTGTTAAGGTTGTGAGCAGTTTAGAAGAAGCGGTTGAGCATATTGAAGCCCACAGTACCCATCATTCGGACGCAATTGTGACGGAAAAGGCTGAAGCTGCAGCTTACTTTACAGATCAAGTGGACTCAGCAGCGGTTTATGTTAATGCCTCAACTCGTTTCACAGATGGGGGACAATTTGGTCTTGGTTGTGAAATGGGGATTTCTACTCAGAAACTGCACGCGCGTGGACCCATGGGCTTGAAAGAGTTGACTAGCTACAAGTATGTGGTTAATGGTGACGGACAGATAAGGGAGTAA
- the lspA gene encoding signal peptidase II, with product MKKRGIVAVIVLLLIGLDQLVKSYIVQQIPLGEVRSWIPNFVSLTYLQNRGAAFSILQNQQLLFAIITLLVVVGAIWYLHKHMEDSLWMVLGLTLIIAGGLGNFIDRISQGFVVDMFHLDFINFAIFNVADSYLTVGVIILLIAMLKEEINGN from the coding sequence ATGAAAAAAAGAGGAATAGTGGCAGTCATTGTACTGCTTTTGATTGGGCTTGATCAGTTGGTTAAATCCTATATCGTCCAGCAGATTCCACTGGGGGAAGTGCGCTCTTGGATTCCCAATTTTGTTAGCTTGACCTACCTGCAAAATCGAGGGGCAGCCTTTTCTATCTTACAAAATCAGCAGTTGTTATTCGCTATCATTACTCTGCTTGTCGTGGTAGGTGCCATTTGGTATCTACATAAACACATGGAGGATTCACTCTGGATGGTCTTGGGTTTGACTTTGATTATCGCAGGTGGTCTTGGGAACTTTATTGACAGGATCAGTCAGGGCTTTGTTGTGGATATGTTTCACTTGGACTTTATCAATTTTGCAATTTTCAATGTGGCGGATAGCTATCTGACTGTTGGAGTGATTATTTTATTGATTGCAATGCTAAAAGAGGAAATAAATGGAAATTAA